The following coding sequences are from one Gigantopelta aegis isolate Gae_Host chromosome 15, Gae_host_genome, whole genome shotgun sequence window:
- the LOC121389627 gene encoding 14-3-3 protein beta/alpha-1-like, with the protein MSGDREKASKVIEMCKTTDELVQMAKMAEQAERFDDMALAMKKVTEQDKQLSTEKRNLLSVAYKNVVGARRSSWRVVCMIEKTKADNPAKKEAAKEFKKKIEEELNKTCHEVLQLLDEYLIKNVTEPDGNVFYLKMKGDYYRYLAEFSEDDAKRSVIENSQDAYMAAYKMACDTMPPTHPSRLGLALNFSVFYYEILDSPDKACSLAKEAFDNAIGQIDELDQDSYKDSTLIMQLLRDNLTLWTSDNAADNEQEAQD; encoded by the coding sequence atgtctgGTGATCGGGAAAAAGCGTCGAAGGTCATAGAGATGTGTAAAACCACAGATGAGTTAGTACAGATGGCTAAAATGGCAGAGCAGGCCGAAAGATTCGACGACATGGCCCTGGCAATGAAAAAGGTAACGGAACAGGATAAGCAGTTGTCTACCGAAAAACGCAATCTTCTTTCCGTGGCTTACAAAAATGTCGTAGGTGCTCGTCGATCGTCGTGGCGAGTTGTCTGTATGATTGAGAAAACGAAAGCGGATAACCCAGCCAAGAAGGAGGCCGCCAAGGAATTCAAAAAGAAGATTGAGGAGGAATTAAACAAAACTTGTCATGAAGTTCTCCAGCTTTTGGATGAATATCTAATTAAAAATGTCACAGAACCTGATGGCAATGTGTTTTACCTGAAGATGAAGGGCGATTACTACCGGTACCTCGCAGAGTTTTCTGAAGATGACGCCAAAAGGAGTGTCATAGAAAATTCACAGGACGCCTATATGGCCGCTTACAAAATGGCATGTGATACGATGCCACCAACGCATCCAAGCCGCTTGGGATTGGCACTTAATTTTTCAGTGTTTTACTACGAAATTCTCGACTCGCCGGACAAGGCGTGCTCACTTGCAAAAGAAGCATTCGACAATGCGATTGGCCAGATTGATGAGTTAGATCAAGATTCTTATAAGGACAGTACCCTTATTATGCAGTTGCTAAGGGATAATCTCACACTGTGGACATCTGACAACGCAGCAGATAATGAACAAGAAGCCCAAGACTAG
- the LOC121390615 gene encoding GDP-fucose transporter 1-like translates to MSGDKKRSVFKVMGVVLLYWTVSISLVFVMKHLLSGHYGNQDLSIFISWYQSCVTVAVIFGVGFFGRLFRFGIEVPRLDAETIFNPDMLALSLTFIGSLTLNNLMLKHIGISFYQIARSFTLIFTIGMTSCMLRQIVSLKVTFSCLLIVCGFFIGIDQEEASGSITAWGCIYGLLASFTCALCGIYFKKGEAACGGSSLKLAYVNNFNSMVMFFPLVISTNQLSHLYNSEFFSDPSLWMFLTFSGVMSLLIGWISALQIRYTSPMTHHISINTKSLTQTLIAIVVNNEHKTFMWWVGNLFVISGILTYSYLKYKEQNSSRVVKMPSASEEPMNVYRQNGFKVGPDDELSFRPSVQK, encoded by the coding sequence ATGTCTGGGGACAAGAAACGCAGTGTGTTCAAGGTAATGGGAGTTGTCCTCCTTTACTGGACCGTGTCCATCTCGCTGGTGTTTGTCATGAAACATCTGCTCAGCGGTCACTACGGCAACCAGGACCTGTCCATCTTCATCTCCTGGTACCAGAGCTGCGTCACTGTGGCAGTGATTTTTGGGGTCGGGTTCTTCGGGAGGCTGTTCCGCTTTGGTATAGAAGTCCCGCGGCTCGACGCCGAGACGATCTTCAACCCGGACATGCTGGCACTGAGCCTGACCTTCATCGGCAGTCTGACTTTGAACAACCTGATGCTGAAACACATTGGGATCTCGTTCTACCAGATCGCACGATCTTTCACGCTCATCTTCACCATCGGCATGACGTCATGCATGCTGCGGCAGATCGTCAGCCTGAAGGTGACCTTTTCCTGTCTTCTCATCGTCTGCGGCTTCTTCATTGGTATCGACCAGGAGGAGGCGTCCGGCTCGATAACTGCCTGGGGGTGTATTTACGGACTTCTGGCCAGTTTCACGTGCGCGCTGTGCGGGATTTATTTTAAGAAGGGCGAAGCCGCTTGCGGTGGCAGTTCTCTGAAGCTGGCATACGTGAACAATTTCAACAGCATGGTGATGTTCTTCCCGCTGGTGATCAGCACGAACCAGCTGTCCCACCTCTACAATTCCGAGTTCTTCTCCGACCCTTCCTTGTGGATGTTCTTGACGTTCTCGGGGGTCATGAGTCTGCTCATCGGGTGGATCAGTGCGCTGCAGATCCGGTACACGTCGCCCATGACGCATCACATCAGTATTAACACAAAGTCGTTGACACAGACGCTGATAGCAATAGTCGTGAACAACGAACACAAGACGTTCATGTGGTGGGTGGGTAATCTGTTTGTGATTTCGGGAATTCTGACGTACTCCTATCTCAAGTATAAAGAACAGAACAGTTCCAGGGTTGTGAAGATGCCGTCCGCTAGTGAGGAACCCATGAATGTGTATCGACAGAATGGTTTCAAGGTTGGACCGGATGATGAATTGTCCTTTAGACCAAGTGTTCAAAAATGA